The following are from one region of the Moritella sp. 24 genome:
- the minD gene encoding septum site-determining protein MinD, giving the protein MAEIIVVTSGKGGVGKTTTSAAIATGLAMQGKRTVVIDFDIGLRNLDLIMGCERRVVYDFVNVINGEANLSQALIKDKRVDKLHILPASQTRDKDALTKEGVGKVLDQLAENHDYIICDSPAGIEAGAMMALYFADVAVITTNPEVSSVRDSDRIIGMLQSRSRRAEQGLEPIKEHLLITRYVPERVERGDMLSVENITEILAVPLAGVIPESSAVLKASNCGQPVILDTESDAGQAYADTVARILGEEREFRFLEVEKKGFLSRIFGG; this is encoded by the coding sequence ATGGCTGAAATTATTGTCGTTACATCCGGTAAAGGTGGTGTAGGTAAAACTACAACAAGTGCCGCAATTGCTACGGGTTTAGCAATGCAAGGGAAAAGAACTGTCGTTATCGATTTCGATATAGGTTTACGTAACTTAGACTTAATCATGGGTTGTGAACGTCGAGTAGTATATGACTTCGTAAATGTTATCAACGGCGAAGCAAATTTATCACAAGCATTAATCAAAGATAAACGCGTTGATAAATTACATATCTTACCTGCGTCACAAACTCGAGATAAAGATGCACTAACGAAAGAAGGTGTTGGTAAAGTTTTAGATCAACTTGCAGAAAACCATGACTACATCATCTGTGATTCACCAGCAGGTATCGAAGCCGGTGCTATGATGGCATTATACTTCGCTGATGTTGCCGTTATCACAACGAACCCTGAAGTATCCTCTGTGCGCGATTCAGACCGCATTATTGGTATGCTACAAAGTCGTTCTCGTCGTGCAGAACAAGGTCTTGAACCAATTAAAGAGCACCTATTGATTACACGTTACGTGCCAGAGCGTGTTGAACGCGGTGACATGTTAAGTGTTGAAAACATCACAGAGATCTTAGCGGTTCCACTTGCAGGCGTGATCCCAGAGTCAAGTGCTGTACTTAAAGCATCAAACTGTGGTCAACCTGTTATCCTAGATACTGAAAGTGATGCAGGACAAGCATATGCTGATACTGTTGCACGAATTCTTGGTGAAGAACGCGAATTTCGTTTTCTTGAAGTAGAAAAGAAAGGCTTTTTAAGCAGAATCTTTGGAGGTTAA
- a CDS encoding DUF2492 family protein gives MSESVHGREIVALLAAQPEGLKEADLLSLIEQQFPNGLFHTCKVKDMNKAQILASMISKGRIIEQDGILVSKVGCGCKQ, from the coding sequence ATGTCAGAATCAGTACACGGTAGAGAAATAGTAGCATTATTAGCAGCACAGCCAGAAGGGTTGAAAGAAGCTGACTTACTAAGTCTTATAGAACAACAGTTCCCAAATGGTTTATTTCATACCTGTAAAGTTAAAGATATGAATAAAGCACAGATTCTTGCAAGTATGATCTCAAAAGGTCGTATTATTGAGCAAGACGGTATTTTAGTTTCTAAAGTTGGTTGCGGCTGTAAGCAGTAA
- a CDS encoding lytic transglycosylase domain-containing protein: MKIAGLVLFALSSGAVSAKPTFDEYLSTLRTESETLGFTEQTIDDAFNSITYRKKTIVHDKAQPERQKITLDSYIPRAVPDWKIKKARKLFDENKELLERIGKDFGVQPRFIVALWGVETNFGSYTGNFSTLSALATLAYDGRRETFFKKEFFAALKIIDEGHITTADMKGSWAGAMGQVQFMPSSFNAYAVDYNNDGKKDIWNSTEDALASAANYLKQAKWDDTYTWGRQVLLPDNYDATVSGLKLTKKLADWQELGIRTFEGKALPNVDLDASLIMPDGENGRIYLVYNNYKSIMRWNRSDYFATSVSHLSDTIKFRD; this comes from the coding sequence ATGAAAATAGCAGGATTAGTATTGTTCGCTTTAAGTTCAGGTGCCGTGTCTGCTAAACCGACATTTGATGAGTATTTATCTACTTTACGTACCGAATCGGAAACATTGGGATTCACTGAACAAACTATTGACGATGCATTTAACAGTATTACATACAGAAAAAAAACCATCGTACATGATAAAGCACAGCCAGAGCGACAAAAAATTACGCTTGATTCGTACATTCCTAGAGCTGTTCCAGATTGGAAAATAAAGAAAGCAAGAAAATTGTTTGATGAAAACAAGGAACTGCTGGAACGAATCGGAAAGGATTTTGGTGTTCAGCCTCGTTTTATCGTCGCTTTGTGGGGTGTTGAAACAAATTTTGGTAGTTATACCGGGAATTTTTCAACATTATCAGCATTGGCGACACTTGCCTATGATGGTAGACGCGAGACTTTTTTCAAAAAAGAATTCTTCGCAGCATTAAAAATCATTGATGAAGGTCATATTACAACCGCTGATATGAAAGGTTCGTGGGCTGGGGCTATGGGGCAGGTTCAATTCATGCCGTCTTCTTTTAATGCTTACGCTGTTGATTATAATAACGATGGCAAGAAAGACATTTGGAATAGCACTGAAGATGCCTTAGCATCCGCAGCTAATTACCTTAAACAAGCTAAATGGGATGATACTTATACATGGGGTAGGCAAGTTCTACTTCCTGACAACTATGATGCGACAGTATCAGGCCTTAAGCTCACTAAAAAGCTTGCTGACTGGCAAGAATTAGGTATTCGAACGTTTGAAGGGAAGGCATTACCAAACGTTGACCTTGATGCGTCTCTTATTATGCCCGACGGTGAAAATGGGCGTATATATTTAGTCTATAACAACTATAAAAGTATCATGCGCTGGAACCGTTCAGATTATTTTGCAACATCGGTTTCGCACTTATCAGATACGATCAAATTCAGGGATTGA
- a CDS encoding fumarylacetoacetate hydrolase family protein, with product MTYSLYQHQDIHNNTITFPAGKVVCIGRNYLDHIRELGNEIPEQSLLFMKPSTALVGIDTPLSIPKDLGECHNELEIALLIKSPITKGDTINLAEMIWGVGLGLDLTLRDLQANLKSKGQPWERAKAFDDSCPVTPFVPLSEFDNLNQLEFKLSVNDKVRQEGDTSKMMRSIEALLTEITLCFTLLPGDIVLTGTPAGVGVLNSGDKLALTLANRYKFGCEII from the coding sequence ATGACTTACTCTCTTTATCAACATCAAGACATACATAATAATACGATAACGTTTCCAGCTGGAAAAGTGGTTTGTATCGGACGTAACTATCTCGATCACATTCGTGAGCTTGGTAATGAAATTCCAGAGCAATCGCTGCTATTTATGAAGCCCTCGACAGCATTAGTAGGGATTGATACCCCGTTATCAATCCCTAAGGACTTAGGCGAGTGCCATAACGAACTTGAAATAGCCTTGCTAATTAAATCGCCAATAACAAAGGGCGATACAATTAACTTGGCTGAGATGATTTGGGGAGTAGGGCTAGGCCTTGATTTAACTTTACGGGACCTACAGGCCAACCTTAAAAGCAAAGGACAGCCTTGGGAACGCGCTAAAGCATTTGATGATTCATGTCCGGTGACGCCTTTTGTCCCATTAAGTGAATTTGATAATTTAAATCAGCTTGAATTTAAATTATCGGTAAATGACAAAGTGAGACAAGAAGGTGATACATCAAAAATGATGCGTTCGATAGAAGCATTATTAACAGAAATCACGCTCTGTTTTACATTATTACCAGGTGATATCGTACTCACAGGCACACCTGCAGGCGTCGGCGTACTTAATTCGGGTGATAAACTTGCATTAACGCTAGCAAACCGTTATAAGTTCGGCTGCGAGATTATTTAG
- the minC gene encoding septum site-determining protein MinC yields the protein MADQSIKFKGTSFTLSVIHIENDAAMTNLHSFIADKVSQAPAFFKSAPVVVNVANLADDIDFKTLQDVITQNGMNLVGIEGCQTAEQKLTVRESGLSVISNSAKNTATKLVPAADIKPEIQTVIVEKSITKTIVHKGQIRSGQQVYAQDASLTVLGNISAGAEVIADGSIHIYGALRGRAIAGAKGDNTAQIFCNKLDPELLSINGTYILSDAVEEEYLNTQAQINCVNNKLEINKFD from the coding sequence ATGGCAGATCAGTCTATAAAATTTAAAGGAACAAGTTTTACACTCTCAGTTATTCATATAGAAAATGATGCTGCGATGACAAACCTCCACTCTTTTATTGCCGACAAGGTAAGCCAAGCACCCGCATTCTTTAAATCTGCTCCCGTTGTTGTGAATGTTGCCAACTTAGCCGACGACATCGACTTTAAAACTCTTCAAGATGTGATTACCCAAAATGGAATGAATCTTGTTGGGATTGAGGGCTGTCAAACTGCAGAGCAAAAGTTAACTGTTCGTGAGTCTGGTCTGTCCGTTATATCTAACTCAGCCAAAAATACAGCGACTAAGTTAGTACCAGCTGCAGACATAAAGCCAGAAATTCAAACTGTTATTGTTGAAAAATCCATAACAAAGACCATAGTTCATAAAGGACAGATACGTTCTGGGCAACAAGTTTATGCTCAAGATGCGTCATTAACTGTGCTAGGTAATATTAGCGCAGGCGCTGAAGTTATCGCAGATGGTTCGATTCATATTTATGGTGCATTGCGTGGGCGCGCAATTGCTGGAGCAAAAGGTGACAATACCGCGCAGATTTTTTGTAACAAACTAGATCCTGAACTGCTATCAATAAATGGTACGTATATTTTAAGTGATGCAGTCGAAGAAGAATATTTAAATACACAAGCACAAATAAATTGTGTTAATAATAAATTAGAAATCAACAAGTTCGATTAA
- the fadD gene encoding long-chain-fatty-acid--CoA ligase FadD — translation MEKVWLKRYPENVPAEIDFGSFRSLNDIFDQTVQNYADNPAYVNMGCSLTYGEIDEKSRAFAAYLQNELKLNKGDRVALMMPNLLQYPIALFGALRAGMVIVNVNPLYTPRELKHQLNDSGAKAIVIISNFASVLEKVVKDTPVEHIILTQLGDLFSPVKGAITNLVVKYVKKMVPKFNLPTAVSFNRVLSKGRSQKFTKVETGFDDIAFLQYTGGTTGVSKGAVLTHKNMLANVLQAEGAYGSIIDRGTETVITALPLYHVFALTVNGLLFFLGGGKNILITNPRDLPALIKEIDDHKPTAITGVNTLFNALVNDESFAKIDFSALKLSVGGGMAVQRSVAEKWKKITGNHLLEGYGLTECSPLVTVNPYDLHEYNGSIGLPVSSTDVRIIDEDGGVLTKPGAVGEMQVSGPQVMQGYWQRPQDTAEVITDGWLNTGDIARMDEDGFFYIVDRKKDMILVSGFNVFPNEIEDVLTLNDNILEAAAIGVPHESSGETVKIFVVKKGEISKEEIVAHCREHLTAYKIPRIIEFRDELPKSNVGKILRRELRD, via the coding sequence GTGGAAAAGGTTTGGTTAAAGAGATACCCGGAAAATGTTCCCGCAGAAATTGACTTTGGTTCATTTCGTTCTTTAAACGATATATTCGATCAAACAGTTCAAAACTATGCAGATAACCCTGCATATGTAAATATGGGTTGTTCATTAACTTATGGTGAAATCGATGAGAAATCTCGTGCTTTCGCTGCTTACCTTCAAAACGAGCTTAAATTAAACAAAGGCGATCGTGTTGCGTTAATGATGCCTAACTTGCTTCAGTACCCAATTGCGCTATTTGGTGCATTACGTGCGGGTATGGTAATTGTTAATGTAAACCCACTCTATACACCTCGTGAGCTAAAACATCAGTTAAATGATTCTGGTGCTAAAGCGATTGTGATTATTTCAAATTTCGCAAGTGTGTTAGAAAAGGTAGTTAAAGATACGCCGGTTGAACATATTATTTTGACGCAATTAGGTGATCTTTTCTCTCCTGTAAAAGGTGCTATTACTAACTTAGTTGTTAAGTATGTGAAGAAAATGGTGCCTAAATTCAATTTACCGACAGCGGTTTCATTCAATCGTGTATTGAGTAAAGGACGTTCTCAGAAGTTTACTAAAGTTGAAACCGGTTTCGATGATATCGCTTTCCTTCAGTATACGGGCGGTACAACTGGCGTATCAAAAGGTGCAGTACTAACGCACAAAAATATGCTGGCTAATGTATTACAAGCAGAAGGCGCTTACGGTAGTATTATTGACCGTGGTACTGAAACTGTGATCACAGCATTACCGCTGTATCATGTATTTGCATTAACGGTGAATGGCCTATTGTTCTTCTTGGGTGGTGGTAAGAATATTCTTATTACAAACCCACGTGATCTACCTGCTTTAATTAAAGAGATTGATGATCACAAACCAACTGCGATTACAGGTGTAAATACACTGTTTAATGCGCTTGTGAATGATGAATCATTCGCAAAGATTGACTTCTCTGCATTGAAGCTATCTGTTGGCGGTGGTATGGCTGTTCAACGCTCTGTCGCTGAAAAGTGGAAGAAGATAACAGGAAACCACTTACTTGAAGGTTATGGTTTAACAGAGTGTTCACCACTTGTTACTGTAAATCCTTATGATCTGCATGAATATAACGGCTCAATCGGTTTACCTGTTTCATCAACAGATGTACGTATTATTGATGAAGATGGTGGTGTATTAACTAAACCAGGTGCTGTAGGTGAAATGCAGGTTAGTGGTCCTCAGGTTATGCAGGGTTACTGGCAGCGTCCACAAGATACTGCTGAGGTGATTACTGATGGTTGGTTAAACACTGGTGATATCGCTCGCATGGACGAAGATGGTTTCTTCTACATCGTTGATCGTAAGAAAGATATGATCCTTGTTTCTGGATTTAATGTTTTCCCTAACGAAATTGAAGACGTATTAACCTTAAATGACAATATTTTAGAGGCTGCAGCAATTGGTGTACCTCATGAGTCATCAGGTGAAACGGTTAAAATCTTTGTTGTTAAGAAGGGTGAAATTTCTAAAGAAGAGATCGTAGCGCATTGTCGTGAACATCTAACTGCTTATAAAATTCCACGCATTATTGAGTTCCGCGATGAATTACCTAAGAGTAACGTAGGTAAAATTTTACGCCGTGAATTACGTGATTAG
- the rnd gene encoding ribonuclease D, whose translation MEYILVEDQITLQTMIDQCAEVEILAIDTEFIRQRTYYPILGLFQLYNGIDTYLVDPLAIDDLSSLWQLLDRHPSVLHACSEDLDVFMTVANKIPDFFHDTQIAAAFCGLGSSLGFGGLVSEYQNITLDKGESRSNWLARPLTTKQLSYAAADVYHLLPCWHELKSKLDELGYYDFYLQELDNLRRRKLVKKNPKTVYKQFKNASFLSPRQLATLQILGEWRENNAVNRDMAVNFVVKEAHLLEVAKQQPKSLRDLNKLELLPVEIKRHGKQIIEMVKEAAELSDDALPEPLTRISDYPGYKKIVQGIRNKIANVAEQTNIPAELIGSKKIINELLSWVWKLTESEREVNDKPVLLSNWRAELIGNSLFEGLMANK comes from the coding sequence GTGGAATATATTTTAGTTGAAGATCAAATAACATTGCAGACAATGATAGATCAATGTGCGGAAGTTGAAATTTTAGCTATCGACACTGAATTTATTAGACAGCGTACTTATTACCCAATTCTTGGATTGTTTCAGTTATACAATGGCATTGATACTTATTTAGTTGATCCCCTGGCTATTGATGACTTAAGTTCACTTTGGCAACTACTCGATCGTCATCCCTCAGTGCTTCACGCTTGCTCTGAAGATCTCGATGTTTTCATGACGGTTGCTAATAAAATCCCCGATTTCTTCCACGATACACAAATAGCGGCAGCATTCTGTGGGCTAGGCTCTTCTCTTGGCTTTGGTGGCCTTGTTTCTGAATACCAAAATATCACGCTAGATAAAGGCGAATCACGCTCTAACTGGTTAGCTAGACCACTAACGACTAAACAGCTTAGCTACGCAGCTGCTGACGTTTATCATTTATTACCTTGCTGGCATGAGCTAAAAAGTAAACTTGATGAGCTCGGTTATTATGATTTCTACTTACAAGAGTTAGATAATTTACGTCGACGTAAGTTAGTAAAGAAAAATCCTAAAACAGTTTATAAGCAATTTAAGAATGCATCATTCTTATCACCTCGCCAGCTTGCAACATTGCAAATACTAGGTGAGTGGCGTGAAAACAACGCAGTTAATCGCGACATGGCTGTTAATTTTGTTGTTAAAGAAGCGCATTTACTTGAAGTTGCAAAACAGCAGCCTAAATCATTACGTGATTTAAATAAGCTTGAGCTATTGCCTGTAGAGATTAAGCGCCACGGCAAACAAATCATTGAGATGGTAAAAGAAGCTGCAGAATTATCTGATGACGCGTTGCCAGAACCATTAACACGTATTTCTGATTACCCTGGATACAAAAAAATAGTACAAGGTATTCGAAATAAGATAGCAAATGTTGCTGAGCAAACGAATATTCCTGCAGAACTGATTGGTTCAAAGAAAATTATCAATGAATTATTAAGTTGGGTATGGAAATTGACTGAATCAGAGCGTGAAGTTAATGATAAGCCTGTGCTGTTGAGTAATTGGCGTGCAGAACTGATTGGTAATAGCTTGTTTGAAGGCCTAATGGCTAATAAATAA
- a CDS encoding alpha/beta fold hydrolase: protein MENFSIEVNGKIIAGLRYGERSKPVLLAVHGWLDNAASFIPLAEELKRSLDDGSLPYQLIAIDLPGHGHSDHKGNHYNFIEWVEDLYQIIQTQHWGVVSIVGHSMGAMISSIFAATFPELVNRLVLIEGLGAISAEAEQTVSQLRKGIESRYNYNQSGSVKANTLTLEKVVKARCFVSDLTEQNALLICRRNLNIRANDIIWRSDPKLKARSLVRFSELQVLDVLSSISTSCLVIIGDKGFPLIAKTLKLDIFSNDIFDILTLIGGHHVHMDNAAETARAVVKFFNNSK, encoded by the coding sequence ATGGAAAACTTTAGTATAGAGGTCAATGGTAAAATTATTGCGGGTTTGCGCTATGGAGAACGGTCTAAACCTGTTTTACTTGCTGTTCACGGTTGGTTAGATAATGCTGCAAGCTTTATCCCTCTTGCTGAAGAATTAAAACGTAGTTTAGATGACGGTTCACTACCATATCAACTTATTGCGATTGATTTACCCGGCCATGGTCACTCAGATCATAAAGGAAATCATTACAATTTCATTGAATGGGTAGAGGACCTTTATCAAATTATTCAAACGCAGCATTGGGGTGTCGTGAGTATTGTCGGGCACTCTATGGGCGCAATGATCAGCTCCATTTTTGCAGCGACATTTCCAGAGCTTGTTAATCGTTTGGTATTAATCGAAGGGTTGGGCGCAATTTCAGCAGAAGCTGAACAAACAGTAAGCCAATTGCGTAAAGGGATAGAAAGTCGTTATAATTACAACCAAAGTGGTAGTGTCAAGGCTAATACCTTGACATTGGAAAAGGTTGTTAAAGCACGTTGTTTTGTTTCTGACTTGACTGAGCAAAATGCGTTGTTGATATGTAGACGAAATTTAAATATACGAGCTAATGACATAATTTGGCGATCAGATCCTAAATTAAAAGCGCGTTCTTTAGTTCGATTCAGTGAATTACAAGTTTTAGATGTTTTATCTTCAATATCAACAAGTTGCCTTGTTATTATTGGCGATAAAGGTTTTCCTTTAATCGCAAAAACACTAAAGTTAGATATTTTCAGTAATGATATATTTGATATTTTGACACTTATCGGTGGTCATCACGTACACATGGATAATGCAGCTGAAACGGCAAGGGCAGTAGTTAAATTTTTTAATAATTCAAAGTAA
- a CDS encoding YcgL domain-containing protein, with the protein MLCSIYKTNKKEGMYLFISRREDFSQVPETLLSMFGQPKLVVTMNLTEARTLAFADSKKVLENLTTAGYYLQMPPPPVDHLVEYKKWRDENK; encoded by the coding sequence ATGCTTTGTTCAATTTATAAAACAAATAAAAAAGAAGGGATGTATTTATTTATATCTCGCCGTGAAGATTTTAGCCAAGTTCCTGAAACTTTATTGAGTATGTTTGGTCAACCTAAGTTAGTGGTTACCATGAATTTAACGGAAGCTCGTACATTGGCATTTGCGGATTCAAAAAAAGTATTGGAAAATTTAACGACTGCAGGTTATTACCTACAAATGCCGCCACCACCAGTCGATCATTTAGTTGAATATAAAAAATGGCGTGACGAAAACAAATAG
- a CDS encoding YcgN family cysteine cluster protein: MVEKFWQTKTLAKMSDAEWESLCDGCGKCCLHKIIEDESEEIHFTNVACELLNTKSCRCKKYEKRFKYVSDCFKVTLDDIDAFHWLPETCAYKRLLEGNDIPEWHPLITGSQSEMHKLGYSIRGKAVAESAAGDLEDHIITFKL; the protein is encoded by the coding sequence ATGGTAGAAAAATTTTGGCAGACTAAAACACTAGCTAAAATGTCAGATGCAGAGTGGGAATCACTTTGCGATGGTTGTGGAAAATGTTGTTTACATAAAATCATTGAAGATGAATCGGAAGAAATTCATTTTACCAATGTAGCTTGTGAGCTGTTAAATACAAAATCGTGCCGCTGTAAGAAGTATGAGAAACGTTTTAAGTATGTTTCTGATTGCTTTAAAGTGACATTAGATGATATCGACGCATTTCATTGGTTACCAGAGACATGTGCTTATAAGCGTTTACTGGAAGGTAATGATATTCCAGAATGGCACCCATTAATCACTGGAAGCCAGTCAGAAATGCATAAGCTTGGGTATTCGATTCGAGGTAAAGCTGTTGCAGAGTCTGCAGCGGGGGATCTAGAAGATCACATCATCACATTTAAATTATAA
- the tsaB gene encoding tRNA (adenosine(37)-N6)-threonylcarbamoyltransferase complex dimerization subunit type 1 TsaB → MSTILALDTSTENCSAALSINGKVFVRELESPREHTKRILPMVDSLLAEAGIKLKDVDALAFGRGPGSFTGVRIGTGIAQGLAFGADLPMLPISTLAAMAQGAHRLHNVTDVLPAIDARMGEIYFAQYKLNESGVMTLVDNEIVVTPDDLIANFNHPEKAFHTLGTGWATYTEKLAGLNVEELTACEGIQFPCAQDMLVIAAAEFEKGNAVAPEDAMPVYVRDTVTWKKLPGRE, encoded by the coding sequence ATGAGTACTATTTTAGCACTAGATACATCAACAGAAAATTGTTCAGCGGCATTAAGCATTAACGGTAAAGTATTCGTTAGAGAACTGGAAAGTCCACGTGAGCATACGAAGCGTATTCTTCCTATGGTAGATAGTTTATTGGCTGAAGCTGGCATTAAATTGAAAGATGTAGACGCGTTAGCCTTTGGTCGTGGTCCAGGTAGCTTTACTGGCGTTCGTATTGGTACTGGCATCGCGCAAGGTTTAGCATTTGGCGCTGATTTACCTATGCTGCCTATTTCAACATTGGCTGCTATGGCACAAGGTGCACACCGTTTGCACAATGTGACAGACGTTTTACCTGCAATTGATGCTCGCATGGGTGAAATTTACTTCGCTCAATACAAACTGAATGAATCTGGTGTAATGACACTGGTTGATAACGAGATCGTTGTTACACCAGATGACTTAATTGCCAATTTTAATCATCCAGAAAAAGCATTCCATACATTAGGCACTGGCTGGGCTACCTATACAGAAAAACTAGCAGGCTTAAACGTTGAAGAATTGACGGCATGCGAAGGGATACAGTTCCCATGTGCACAAGATATGTTGGTTATTGCTGCTGCTGAATTTGAAAAAGGTAATGCTGTCGCACCAGAAGATGCAATGCCAGTTTATGTACGCGACACGGTAACGTGGAAGAAACTACCAGGTAGAGAGTAA
- the minE gene encoding cell division topological specificity factor MinE encodes MSLLDYFRTSKPDVKSASLAKDRLQIIVAHERNLRDNTPDYLPQLKLDILEVIKKYVAVTSDQVNVQLDQRDNNLSVLELNVTLSEES; translated from the coding sequence ATGTCGTTACTTGATTATTTTCGCACATCAAAACCTGATGTTAAATCGGCTAGTTTAGCGAAAGATCGCTTACAAATAATTGTGGCTCATGAGCGTAACTTACGTGATAACACACCCGATTATTTACCACAGTTGAAACTCGATATACTTGAAGTTATCAAAAAGTATGTTGCAGTAACATCAGATCAAGTTAATGTTCAACTTGACCAAAGAGATAACAATCTCTCTGTTTTAGAACTGAACGTAACCCTTTCTGAAGAATCATAA